The proteins below come from a single uncultured Carboxylicivirga sp. genomic window:
- a CDS encoding S9 family peptidase, whose amino-acid sequence MKTTTFLLLTILTLSTCNFKTKDKDLYPDQLPKAPVAEIKDSVLNIHNDSRVDPYFWMRLTDEQKNANEKDQQTQKVLNYLHSENEYLDTVMHKTKELQNNLFNEIVGRIKQDDESVPYFENGYWYYSKYTEGKEYPVYYRKKETLEGTEEILLDVNKLAKGHGYYSVASMEISPDNKILAFAEDTLSRRIYTYRFLNLETGDFLSDELTNCEPGGAWANDNQTFFYTTKNEVSLLSEKIWRHKLTTSAQEDVMVYQEKDPSYYIGVYKSKSNDYIIIYCNSTLISDYQILKADNPTGEFKQFTPRNGAHEYSIEHFEDKFYILTNKNAVNFRLMETPEDATSFDNWKEVIPNRKDVLIDEMEVFKDYLVLSERSDALTHLRIINQNTREEHYLDFDEPVYVAYISTNTEFNTDILRFGYSSLTTPASTIDYNMTDRTQSVKKVQEVVGGHNPDDYITERLWATSRDGEKIPISIVHRKDYEKDGQAPLLLYGYGSYGVTVDPWFSSTRLSLLDRGFVYAIAHIRGGQSMGREWYDDGKMMNKINTFTDFIDAGQYLVKENYTSPKHLYAMGGSAGGLLMGAVANMEPELFNGIVASVPFVDVVSTMLDETIPLTTNEFDEWGNPKNKKAYDYMMMYSPYDNVEAKDYPNMLVTTGLFDSQVQYWEPAKWVAKLRATKTDNNLLLLHTNMEAGHGGASGRFKQYRETALEYSFLLMLESKKGE is encoded by the coding sequence ATGAAAACAACTACCTTCCTATTATTAACAATTCTTACCCTTAGTACTTGTAATTTTAAAACGAAAGATAAAGATTTGTACCCCGATCAATTACCCAAAGCTCCGGTAGCTGAGATTAAAGATTCTGTTCTAAACATTCATAACGATAGCAGGGTTGATCCATACTTCTGGATGCGATTAACCGACGAACAGAAAAATGCCAACGAAAAAGATCAACAGACCCAAAAGGTATTGAATTATCTTCATTCAGAAAATGAGTACCTCGATACGGTTATGCATAAAACTAAAGAGCTTCAAAACAATCTCTTTAACGAAATAGTGGGCCGTATCAAACAAGATGATGAATCGGTTCCATATTTCGAAAATGGATATTGGTATTATAGTAAATATACCGAAGGAAAAGAATATCCTGTTTATTACCGTAAAAAAGAAACGCTTGAAGGTACTGAAGAAATTTTGTTAGATGTAAATAAGCTGGCAAAAGGCCACGGCTATTACTCTGTAGCTTCTATGGAGATAAGTCCCGACAATAAAATTTTGGCCTTTGCAGAAGATACGCTAAGTAGGAGAATCTATACTTATCGCTTTCTAAATCTTGAAACTGGTGACTTTTTATCTGACGAACTCACTAACTGTGAGCCGGGTGGTGCCTGGGCAAACGACAACCAAACATTTTTCTACACCACTAAAAATGAGGTATCACTACTTAGCGAGAAAATATGGCGCCACAAACTAACGACTTCTGCTCAAGAAGATGTAATGGTATATCAAGAAAAGGATCCTTCGTATTACATTGGAGTTTATAAATCTAAATCCAACGATTACATCATCATTTATTGTAACAGTACACTTATTTCTGATTACCAAATATTAAAGGCTGATAATCCTACCGGAGAATTTAAACAATTTACGCCTCGGAATGGTGCACATGAATACAGCATTGAACACTTTGAAGATAAGTTTTACATCTTAACCAATAAGAATGCTGTTAATTTCCGATTGATGGAGACACCTGAAGATGCTACTTCCTTTGATAACTGGAAAGAAGTAATTCCTAATCGTAAAGATGTATTGATTGATGAAATGGAAGTGTTTAAGGACTATCTTGTTTTAAGCGAACGTTCCGATGCATTAACACATCTTCGAATCATTAATCAAAACACAAGAGAAGAACATTACCTTGATTTTGATGAACCAGTTTATGTTGCATACATCAGTACCAATACAGAGTTTAACACAGATATTCTACGATTTGGATATAGTTCATTAACAACACCTGCTTCAACCATCGATTATAACATGACAGATCGAACCCAATCAGTTAAAAAAGTTCAGGAAGTTGTTGGAGGTCATAATCCCGATGATTATATAACTGAAAGATTATGGGCCACATCACGCGATGGTGAAAAAATTCCCATCAGCATTGTTCATCGTAAAGATTACGAAAAAGACGGTCAAGCACCTTTACTTTTATATGGATATGGCTCATATGGAGTTACTGTAGATCCTTGGTTTAGTTCAACACGATTAAGCTTATTAGACCGCGGTTTTGTTTATGCCATTGCTCATATCCGTGGCGGACAATCTATGGGCCGTGAATGGTACGATGATGGAAAAATGATGAATAAGATAAATACATTCACCGACTTTATTGATGCCGGTCAGTATTTGGTTAAGGAAAATTATACTTCGCCCAAGCATCTTTATGCCATGGGCGGAAGTGCCGGTGGACTATTAATGGGAGCTGTTGCTAATATGGAACCTGAACTATTTAATGGAATAGTAGCATCGGTACCATTTGTTGATGTGGTATCAACCATGCTCGACGAAACAATTCCACTAACAACCAATGAGTTTGACGAATGGGGCAACCCCAAAAACAAAAAGGCATATGATTATATGATGATGTATTCGCCATATGATAATGTTGAAGCAAAAGATTATCCAAACATGTTGGTAACAACTGGTTTATTCGACTCGCAAGTGCAATATTGGGAACCTGCCAAATGGGTAGCCAAATTACGGGCTACCAAAACAGATAACAACTTATTGCTTCTGCACACCAATATGGAAGCAGGTCACGGAGGAGCCTCTGGTCGCTTTAAACAATATCGCGAAACGGCTCTTGAATATTCATTTTTATTAATGCTGGAAAGTAAAAAAGGGGAATAG